A window of Costertonia aggregata contains these coding sequences:
- a CDS encoding VWA domain-containing protein, translated as MVQLDEKTYLYLLCIIPVMALFFIMLQIWKKKKQKQFADVSLLKRLTPNRSRFKSTLKLIFFLLGLTFLTLGLVNPKIGTKLETVKREGVDIVFALDVSKSMLAEDIAPNRLEKAKRLVSEIINQLASDRIGIIAYAGQAFPQLPITTDYGAAKMFLQSMNTDMLSSQGTAINEAIELAATYFDDEEQTNRVLFIISDGEDHSEGSTLGAVEKAVEEGIRIFTVGVGNAKGAPIPLKRNGIVESLKKDGKGEVVITKLNEEILDDIADEGNGQYINGANTEAAVEFIKEQLNQMDKKEFEAKQFAEFKDQFQWFLGIGLMFLFLDIFLLDRKTQWLKKLNLFNEEIVE; from the coding sequence ATGGTTCAATTAGACGAAAAAACATATTTGTATCTCCTGTGCATTATCCCGGTAATGGCACTCTTCTTTATAATGCTCCAAATTTGGAAAAAAAAGAAGCAAAAACAGTTTGCCGATGTATCGCTCTTAAAACGCTTGACACCCAATAGGTCCAGATTCAAATCTACCTTAAAATTGATTTTCTTTCTACTCGGGCTCACATTTTTGACCCTTGGGCTGGTCAATCCAAAAATTGGCACGAAATTGGAAACCGTAAAAAGGGAAGGTGTTGATATTGTGTTTGCACTGGATGTTTCCAAAAGCATGTTGGCCGAGGATATTGCACCAAACCGTTTGGAAAAGGCAAAGCGATTGGTGTCCGAAATCATCAACCAATTGGCAAGTGACCGTATAGGTATTATTGCCTATGCGGGTCAAGCATTTCCTCAATTGCCCATCACCACCGATTATGGTGCGGCCAAAATGTTCTTACAGAGTATGAATACCGATATGTTGTCTTCCCAAGGAACGGCGATCAATGAAGCTATTGAACTGGCGGCCACGTATTTTGATGATGAAGAGCAGACCAATAGAGTGCTGTTCATAATTTCCGATGGGGAAGACCATTCGGAAGGTTCAACTTTGGGAGCGGTTGAAAAAGCCGTTGAAGAAGGTATACGAATTTTTACCGTTGGTGTAGGTAATGCCAAAGGTGCGCCGATTCCCTTAAAAAGAAACGGTATTGTGGAGAGTTTGAAAAAAGACGGTAAAGGCGAAGTGGTAATCACCAAATTAAACGAGGAAATTTTGGACGACATCGCGGATGAAGGTAACGGGCAATATATTAACGGGGCCAATACAGAGGCCGCTGTAGAGTTTATAAAGGAACAATTAAATCAAATGGACAAGAAAGAGTTCGAAGCCAAACAATTTGCAGAATTCAAGGACCAATTTCAATGGTTTTTGGGCATAGGCTTGATGTTTTTATTCTTGGACATCTTTTTATTGGATAGAAAAACACAGTGGTTGAAAAAATTGAACTTGTTCAACGAAGAAATTGTAGAGTAA
- a CDS encoding vWA domain-containing protein gives MLENVQFANPQFFWLLLLLPMAVLWYFFKRKQENASLRISSTKGFSTSSFLPKLKPLLLALRLLALAAIITAMARPQTKDVSSRTKTTKGIDIVMAIDVSSSMLARDLKPNRLSALKEVAADFIKQRPNDRIGLVAYAGESYTKTPITSDKSIVLNALREITYGQLNDGTAIGMGLATSVNRLKESKAISKVIILLTDGVNNSGFIEPQTAADLAVEFDIKTYTIGLGTNGNALSPIAYNADGSFRYGMRQVEIDENLLKDIAKATGGKYFRATDNEKLEAIYDEINKLEKTEIEEFKYTRYEEKFRPWIYLAGALLLVEWVCRNTLFRSFI, from the coding sequence ATGCTGGAGAACGTCCAATTTGCGAACCCACAATTTTTTTGGTTGCTCTTATTGCTTCCAATGGCCGTGCTTTGGTATTTTTTTAAGCGAAAACAAGAGAACGCATCGCTAAGGATTTCGAGCACAAAAGGGTTTTCAACAAGTAGCTTTCTTCCTAAATTAAAGCCTTTGCTCCTTGCCCTGCGCTTATTGGCCCTGGCCGCCATAATAACGGCAATGGCCCGCCCGCAAACAAAAGATGTATCGTCTAGAACAAAGACCACCAAGGGTATTGACATCGTTATGGCCATAGACGTTTCTTCAAGTATGTTGGCGCGCGACTTAAAACCCAACAGGCTCTCGGCTTTAAAAGAAGTGGCCGCCGATTTTATAAAACAACGCCCCAATGACCGTATAGGCCTTGTGGCGTATGCCGGTGAGAGTTACACCAAAACACCCATTACGAGCGATAAATCCATCGTATTGAATGCGTTGAGAGAAATAACCTATGGGCAATTGAACGATGGTACGGCAATAGGTATGGGTCTTGCAACATCAGTCAACCGTTTAAAGGAGAGTAAGGCGATAAGCAAGGTCATTATTTTATTGACGGATGGTGTGAACAATTCCGGTTTTATAGAACCGCAGACCGCTGCCGACCTTGCCGTGGAATTTGACATTAAGACATACACCATTGGGTTGGGCACCAACGGGAACGCGCTTTCCCCGATCGCATATAATGCAGACGGCTCTTTTAGGTATGGCATGCGCCAGGTAGAAATAGATGAAAACCTGTTGAAGGATATTGCCAAAGCCACAGGTGGAAAATATTTTAGGGCGACCGATAATGAAAAACTGGAAGCTATTTATGATGAAATAAACAAATTGGAAAAAACCGAAATAGAAGAATTCAAATACACTCGCTATGAGGAGAAGTTTAGGCCTTGGATATATCTCGCCGGAGCTTTACTGCTAGTGGAATGGGTATGTAGAAACACCTTGTTTAGAAGTTTTATTTAA
- a CDS encoding BatD family protein, with protein sequence MKFNHTVLTVKSYLREIKQAFVLCLMFGSFCGLSQESAKVNASIDTSYIKIGEQIKFTVTVDVDSTATVFFPEGQTFSPLETVEAIATDTVRKKNRFILQKIYALTQFDSGAYTIPQQRIAINEKPFMTDSFRINVNTVPVDTLKQKMFDIKPLIQVEKSNARIWKTILWVLGGLLIVGALLYWFVWRKKPLTEEEKVALLPPYDRALLELKKLENSKYLIQDEYKAYYSQLTDIVRSYLEEDAHVSALESTTGQLITKLEMMKDAGELKLDDATIKQFQQILQTADLVKFAKSKPSTSVAEQDRKLVEQIVVKTHDALPEPTIEELMLQEEYKEEQERKKRRRKIMYSAAAVLGALVLSVAGLSVYYGPKQVWDTVTFHHTKQLLEGDWVASSYGFPPLRIETPGVLKRVDGELISNSANLDTIKNEAKRKAAKDVFNKFSASQKLGISEFLMEEGKDDIYIKFEDMTLPNKDSTNLEKEAQEGIDFFAKQDRVKNIITKREKYSTPAGSEGLKQYGSLKFKSSEGEYQKKNYIILNFAAPGNYKRLFLIWNVDDEYADKIVDRILASIEIKTEV encoded by the coding sequence ATGAAGTTTAACCATACGGTGTTGACGGTAAAAAGTTACTTGCGTGAAATAAAGCAAGCTTTTGTGTTATGCCTGATGTTTGGCTCTTTTTGTGGTCTCTCCCAAGAGAGTGCCAAAGTAAATGCATCTATTGACACCTCCTATATCAAAATCGGGGAGCAAATAAAGTTCACGGTTACCGTTGATGTAGATTCAACAGCAACCGTATTTTTCCCGGAGGGGCAAACTTTTTCTCCCTTGGAGACTGTTGAAGCCATCGCTACGGATACCGTACGAAAGAAAAATAGGTTCATACTTCAAAAAATATATGCCCTTACACAATTTGATTCGGGGGCCTACACCATTCCCCAGCAACGCATCGCCATCAACGAAAAACCGTTCATGACAGATTCTTTTCGAATCAACGTGAACACCGTTCCCGTAGATACGTTGAAACAGAAAATGTTCGACATAAAACCATTGATCCAAGTAGAGAAAAGCAACGCCCGCATATGGAAGACCATTTTATGGGTTTTAGGCGGTCTTCTAATAGTGGGAGCTCTTTTGTACTGGTTCGTATGGCGAAAAAAACCACTTACCGAAGAAGAAAAAGTAGCACTCCTGCCACCTTATGACAGGGCATTGCTGGAGCTCAAAAAACTGGAAAATTCAAAATATCTTATCCAGGACGAATACAAGGCATATTACTCGCAATTGACCGATATCGTTAGGTCCTATTTGGAAGAAGACGCCCATGTTTCTGCCTTGGAAAGCACCACGGGGCAATTGATAACAAAATTGGAGATGATGAAGGATGCCGGAGAGCTAAAATTGGATGATGCCACCATTAAACAGTTCCAACAAATTCTTCAAACAGCTGATTTGGTGAAATTTGCTAAATCGAAACCTTCTACTTCGGTTGCGGAGCAGGATAGAAAATTAGTAGAGCAGATTGTTGTAAAGACCCACGATGCTTTACCTGAACCCACGATAGAGGAACTCATGCTTCAAGAGGAATATAAGGAAGAACAGGAGCGCAAAAAACGAAGAAGAAAAATCATGTATTCCGCAGCGGCCGTTTTGGGCGCTCTTGTATTATCTGTAGCAGGTCTTTCGGTTTACTATGGGCCAAAACAGGTTTGGGACACCGTAACGTTTCATCATACCAAACAACTTTTAGAAGGCGATTGGGTAGCCAGTTCCTATGGTTTTCCGCCATTGCGTATTGAAACACCTGGGGTTCTAAAGAGAGTTGACGGCGAGTTGATATCCAATTCGGCAAATCTGGATACCATAAAAAACGAGGCAAAAAGAAAGGCGGCCAAAGACGTTTTTAACAAATTTTCCGCATCCCAGAAGCTGGGGATATCAGAATTTCTTATGGAAGAGGGCAAGGATGATATCTATATAAAGTTCGAGGACATGACCTTGCCCAACAAGGATTCAACGAACTTAGAGAAAGAGGCACAAGAAGGTATCGATTTCTTTGCCAAACAGGACAGGGTCAAGAACATCATTACCAAACGCGAAAAATATAGTACGCCAGCCGGTTCGGAAGGTCTCAAACAATACGGTTCCCTAAAATTCAAAAGTTCCGAAGGGGAATATCAAAAGAAAAACTATATCATCCTAAATTTTGCGGCACCAGGCAATTATAAACGATTGTTCTTGATCTGGAACGTTGACGATGAATATGCCGATAAAATAGTAGATCGAATCTTGGCATCGATAGAAATTAAAACTGAAGTATAA
- a CDS encoding DUF58 domain-containing protein: MDTKELLKKVRKIEIKTRRLSDHIFGGEYHSTFKGRGMTFSEVRQYQFGDDVRSIDWNVTARYNEPFVKVFEEERELTMMLMADVSGSELFGTSNQFKKEIITEISATLAFSAMQNNDKVGLILFSDEVELFIPPKKGKSHVLRIIRELLEFQPKSKKTDISEALKYMTNVLKKKAIVFVLSDFMAEDYEKTLKITGNKHDVTGIRIYDEREETIPNLGMVQMQDAETGRLQLVNTQSKKVRMAYGRYHRQRVDYFRETFKKSGCGVLDCRVDESYVKKLLGYFKRRG, from the coding sequence ATGGATACAAAGGAATTACTTAAAAAGGTCAGAAAAATAGAGATAAAGACTCGTCGTCTTTCTGATCATATTTTTGGAGGAGAATACCATTCTACCTTCAAAGGCAGGGGTATGACCTTTAGTGAAGTACGGCAATACCAATTTGGTGATGATGTAAGAAGTATTGATTGGAACGTAACGGCCCGTTATAACGAACCTTTCGTTAAGGTGTTCGAAGAAGAGCGAGAACTCACCATGATGCTCATGGCAGATGTGAGTGGTTCAGAACTATTTGGAACATCCAATCAATTTAAAAAAGAAATCATTACCGAAATATCGGCCACGTTGGCTTTTTCGGCCATGCAAAATAACGATAAAGTAGGTTTGATTCTCTTTTCCGATGAGGTTGAACTCTTTATCCCTCCAAAAAAGGGGAAAAGTCACGTATTGCGTATTATCCGGGAATTATTGGAGTTTCAGCCAAAAAGTAAAAAAACCGACATATCGGAAGCCCTAAAATACATGACCAACGTACTAAAGAAAAAAGCCATAGTTTTTGTGCTCTCGGATTTTATGGCTGAAGATTATGAAAAAACATTGAAGATTACAGGGAACAAACACGATGTTACCGGAATCAGGATCTACGATGAACGTGAGGAAACCATTCCCAATTTGGGAATGGTACAAATGCAGGACGCTGAAACTGGTAGGTTGCAATTGGTCAATACACAATCCAAAAAAGTGCGTATGGCCTACGGGCGATATCACAGGCAACGTGTTGATTATTTTAGGGAAACCTTTAAAAAGTCAGGTTGCGGTGTATTGGACTGTAGGGTTGACGAAAGTTATGTAAAAAAATTGTTGGGCTATTTTAAGCGAAGAGGATAA
- a CDS encoding AAA family ATPase translates to MEENTTVDISAVNEKIAQESAFIDLLTLEMNKVIVGQKHMVERLLIGLLGQGHILLEGVPGLAKTLAINTLAKAVKGSFSRIQFTPDLLPADVVGTMIYNMKVNDFSIKKGPIFANFVLADEINRAPAKVQSALLEAMQEKQVTIGDETFVLDKPFLVMATQNPVEQEGTYPLPEAQVDRFMLKTVIDYPKMNEEQLIIRQNLKGAYEQVKPVVTLKQILSAQQAVRDVYMDEKIEKYILDLVFATRYPEKYNLESLKPLINFGASPRGSINLANAAKCFAFIKRRGYVVPEDVRAIVHDVLRHRIGITYEAEAENITSEEIINRIVNEVEVP, encoded by the coding sequence ATGGAAGAAAATACTACTGTAGATATTAGTGCCGTGAACGAGAAAATTGCCCAGGAGAGTGCTTTTATCGACCTACTTACCCTAGAGATGAACAAGGTCATCGTGGGGCAAAAGCACATGGTAGAACGTTTGCTCATTGGCCTTTTGGGACAAGGGCATATTTTATTGGAAGGAGTGCCGGGCCTGGCAAAGACCTTAGCCATAAATACCTTGGCAAAAGCGGTAAAAGGCAGCTTTAGCCGTATACAGTTTACACCAGACCTATTACCTGCAGACGTTGTAGGTACTATGATCTACAATATGAAAGTAAACGACTTTTCTATTAAAAAAGGTCCGATTTTCGCAAATTTTGTATTGGCCGATGAAATAAACAGGGCACCTGCGAAGGTACAATCCGCCTTATTGGAGGCCATGCAGGAAAAACAGGTGACCATTGGCGATGAAACCTTTGTTTTGGACAAACCCTTTTTGGTAATGGCCACCCAAAACCCCGTAGAACAAGAAGGTACATACCCACTTCCCGAAGCGCAAGTTGACCGTTTTATGCTGAAAACAGTGATTGACTACCCCAAAATGAACGAGGAGCAATTGATAATTCGCCAAAACTTAAAAGGTGCCTATGAACAGGTTAAGCCTGTGGTTACGCTTAAACAGATTCTTAGCGCACAACAAGCGGTCAGGGACGTTTATATGGACGAGAAGATCGAAAAATATATTTTAGACCTTGTTTTTGCCACACGTTATCCCGAAAAATATAATTTAGAAAGCCTAAAACCGCTGATCAATTTTGGGGCATCGCCACGTGGTAGCATCAATCTGGCCAACGCTGCCAAATGCTTTGCTTTCATCAAAAGAAGAGGGTATGTAGTACCCGAGGACGTGAGGGCCATAGTCCACGATGTACTTAGACACAGGATAGGCATCACTTACGAGGCAGAAGCGGAAAATATAACCTCGGAAGAAATCATCAACCGTATCGTAAACGAAGTTGAAGTACCATAG
- a CDS encoding aldo/keto reductase translates to MKNPIKYSKIIAGTMTWGSWGKAFDTKKSIATMHHCLELGITTFDHADIYGDYTTEADFGKAFAESEIKRQDVQLISKCGIQMVTGRPNKVAHYQYNKDYIIGSAEASLKNLETDYLDMLLLHRPSPLMQPDEIAEAIEKLQKEGKVIEFGVSNFTPSQIAMIETKIPVSGNQVEFSLTMNKPMYDGTLDDGIAHRRMMMAWSPLGSYFRENDKKQGRIKKVLKTLEEKYSASANALLLAWLLKHPAKIYPVIGTTNTDRLTDSAKSVNINLEREDWFALLEASQGHPVP, encoded by the coding sequence ATGAAAAATCCGATTAAATATTCCAAAATTATTGCTGGCACCATGACCTGGGGTAGTTGGGGAAAAGCCTTTGATACAAAGAAATCCATTGCGACGATGCACCATTGCCTGGAGCTGGGAATCACCACATTTGACCATGCCGATATATATGGGGACTATACTACCGAAGCTGATTTTGGAAAAGCATTTGCGGAAAGCGAAATCAAACGGCAAGACGTACAATTAATTTCGAAGTGTGGTATCCAAATGGTAACGGGTAGGCCTAATAAAGTGGCCCACTACCAATACAACAAAGATTATATCATAGGATCTGCCGAGGCATCCTTGAAAAACCTTGAAACCGACTATTTGGATATGCTCCTTTTGCATAGGCCAAGCCCCTTGATGCAACCCGATGAGATTGCGGAAGCCATTGAAAAACTGCAAAAAGAAGGAAAGGTTATAGAATTTGGAGTATCTAACTTTACTCCTTCGCAAATAGCTATGATAGAGACCAAAATACCGGTTTCAGGCAATCAGGTAGAGTTTTCCCTGACCATGAACAAACCGATGTACGACGGCACTTTAGACGACGGCATCGCCCATCGTAGAATGATGATGGCCTGGAGTCCTTTGGGAAGTTATTTCAGGGAGAACGATAAAAAACAAGGTCGGATCAAGAAAGTGTTGAAAACCCTGGAAGAAAAATACAGTGCAAGTGCCAATGCTCTTCTACTGGCCTGGCTTTTGAAACACCCTGCGAAAATATACCCAGTGATAGGTACAACAAACACCGACCGATTGACGGACAGCGCAAAATCCGTCAACATCAATTTGGAGAGAGAAGATTGGTTTGCCCTGCTTGAGGCCAGCCAAGGCCATCCAGTGCCATAA
- a CDS encoding SDR family NAD(P)-dependent oxidoreductase, producing the protein MNTTALITGATSGIGKATAELFAENGIDLVLCGRRQERLDNLREALGKNVKIHILNFDVRDKNRVIQSINNIPDTFSKIDILINNAGNAHGLDTIDQGSLDDWDAMLDINVKGLLYVSKAVLPQMIARRSGHIINIGSTAGKEVYPKGNVYCASKYAVDAINQGMRLDLNAHGIRVGAINPGLVETEFSNVRFKGDTERAKSVYKGFQALKPEDIADIIHFVVTRPYHVNISDLVVMPTAQASSTLVHKTGN; encoded by the coding sequence ATGAATACAACAGCATTGATTACGGGAGCTACCAGTGGAATAGGCAAGGCGACCGCTGAACTTTTTGCGGAAAACGGTATTGATTTGGTTCTTTGTGGGAGAAGGCAAGAAAGATTGGATAATCTTCGGGAAGCACTTGGCAAGAATGTCAAGATACATATTCTGAACTTTGATGTAAGGGATAAAAATAGGGTGATACAATCCATAAACAATATTCCAGATACCTTTTCGAAAATAGATATCCTCATAAACAATGCGGGGAATGCCCATGGCCTTGACACCATAGATCAGGGGAGTTTGGATGATTGGGACGCTATGTTGGACATCAATGTAAAAGGATTGCTTTATGTATCCAAAGCGGTTTTGCCGCAGATGATAGCACGTAGATCGGGTCATATCATAAACATCGGATCCACTGCAGGAAAGGAAGTATATCCCAAAGGAAACGTATACTGTGCCAGTAAATATGCCGTAGACGCCATAAACCAAGGTATGCGGTTAGATTTGAACGCTCATGGGATAAGAGTGGGTGCCATAAACCCAGGGCTCGTGGAAACCGAATTTAGCAATGTGCGTTTTAAAGGTGATACGGAAAGGGCGAAATCGGTTTACAAAGGTTTTCAAGCTTTAAAGCCCGAGGATATCGCGGATATCATCCACTTTGTCGTGACCAGGCCGTATCATGTAAATATTTCCGATTTAGTGGTTATGCCCACAGCACAGGCGAGCAGTACCTTGGTACATAAAACCGGCAATTAG